A region of Anolis sagrei isolate rAnoSag1 chromosome 2, rAnoSag1.mat, whole genome shotgun sequence DNA encodes the following proteins:
- the ELOF1 gene encoding transcription elongation factor 1 homolog, translated as MGRRKSKRKPPPKKKMTGTLETQFTCPFCNHEKSCDVKMDRARNTGVISCTVCLEEFQTPITYLSEPVDVYSDWIDACEAANQ; from the exons ATGGGTCGTAGGAAATCAAAGCGGAAGCCTCCACCCAAGAAGAAGATGACTGGGACACTTGagacccagtttacttgtccattCTGTAACCACGAGAAATCCTGTGATGTTAAAAT GGACAGAGCTCGGAATACTGGTGTTATATCCTGTACTGTGTGTCTGGAAGAATTTCAGACCCCTATAACCT ATCTTTCGGAACCAGTGGACGTTTACAGTGATTGGATAGATGCTTGTGAGGCAGCCAATCAGTAG
- the ACP5 gene encoding tartrate-resistant acid phosphatase type 5 codes for MLGFLFLLGIFLAAPPELHAASSSLRFIAVGDWGGVPNAPFYTAREVAVAKEMGRTVASLGADFILSLGDNFYYSGVNDVYDKRFQETFETVFQAPSLRKVPWYVLAGNHDHSGNVSAQIAYTKISKRWHFPKYYYKLRFKVPGSNASVAILMIDTVTICGNSDDFQDEQPLRAQDPSVARSQLSWLRKQMANSQDDYLLVAGHYPVWSVGKHGPTACLVKQLQPLLQKYKATAYLCGHDHNLQYLQDKTGLGHVLSGAGNFMDESRQHLNQVPAGYLRFFYGSTASQGGFTYVEIDGKEMSITFIEARGKSLYKTTLPRRRRF; via the exons ATGCTGGGCTTCCTGTtcctcttggggattttcctggcTGCCCCACCAGAACTTCATGCCGCCTCTTCCTCCTTGCGCTTCATTGCTGTGGGAGACTGGGGTGGAGTCCCCAATGCACCTTTCTACACTGCCCGTGAGGTGGCCGTAGCCAAGGAAATGGGGCGGACAGTAGCATCACTAGGAGCTGATTTCATCCTCTCCCTGGGAGACAACTTCTACTACAGTGGTGTTAATGATGTCTATGACAAACGTTTTCAG GAGACCTTTGAGACCGTTTTCCAGGCCCCCTCACTGCGTAAGGTGCCCTGGTATGTTTTGGCTGGAAATCATGACCATTCAGGGAACGTCTCTGCCCAGATTGCCTACACCAAGATCTCCAAGCGTTG GCATTTCCCCAAGTACTACTACAAGCTGAGGTTCAAGGTCCCTGGCAGCAATGCTTCTGTTGCCATCCTCATGATTGACACCGTGACTATCTGTGGCAATTCGGATGACTTCCAGGATGAGCAGCCCTTGCGTGCACAGGATCCCAGTGTGGCCCGTAGCCAGCTCTCCTGGCTTCGCAAACAGATGGCCAACTCCCAGGATGACTACTTGCTCGTGGCTGGGCACTACCCAGTGTGGTCTGTGGGAAAGCATGGCCCCACTGCATGCCTGGTCAAGCAACTGCAGCCGCTGCTACAGAAATACAAGGCCACCGCCTACTTGTGTGGCCATGATCACAACCTCCAG TACCTTCAGGACAAAACTGGTTTGGGCCACGTGCTGAGTGGAGCAGGCAACTTCATGGATGAATCCAGGCAGCACCTCAATCAAGTTCCTGCTGGTTACCTACGTTTCTTCTATGGCAGTACCGCTTCCCAGGGTGGATTCACCTATGTTGAGATTGATGGGAAAGAGATGAGTATCACTTTTATCGAGGCCAGGGGCAAGTCACTCTACAAGACCACGCTACCCAGGCGGAGACGCTTCTAA